Proteins from one Oscillatoria nigro-viridis PCC 7112 genomic window:
- a CDS encoding glycoside hydrolase family 108 protein, whose translation MSDKQATQRQHNIKWKPNLVLGILLLTLAIPLPFAQKTFAQQQQTASFRQKLFQTALYFTLYFEGGFSNHPADKGGRTYRGVLQTEYNAYRYSRGLPPLDVTQMSEAELLEIYQYYWDSSLSGTMQPALAIVMFDTAVNFGINNSITFLQQALGLPQTGVFDPRTKEALKGANNRNTALQMINERIIYRYKRVQEDPTQMAFFRGWLSRDYSLWGYVNKIK comes from the coding sequence ATGAGCGACAAGCAAGCGACACAGCGCCAACATAACATCAAGTGGAAACCAAACCTCGTGCTGGGGATACTCTTGTTAACCTTAGCAATCCCCTTACCCTTTGCCCAAAAAACTTTCGCACAGCAGCAGCAGACAGCCAGCTTTCGGCAGAAATTATTTCAAACTGCTCTTTATTTCACCCTATATTTTGAGGGTGGATTCAGCAATCACCCAGCCGATAAGGGCGGCAGAACTTATCGGGGCGTCTTGCAAACGGAATACAACGCCTACCGCTACAGTCGCGGGCTTCCGCCCCTCGACGTGACGCAGATGTCGGAAGCAGAGCTCCTAGAAATTTATCAATATTACTGGGATTCGAGCCTCTCCGGCACGATGCAGCCGGCTTTGGCGATCGTCATGTTTGACACCGCCGTTAATTTCGGTATTAATAACTCAATTACCTTTCTTCAGCAAGCATTAGGATTGCCGCAAACGGGAGTTTTTGACCCGCGCACCAAGGAAGCGCTGAAAGGGGCAAATAACAGAAATACCGCGCTGCAAATGATTAATGAACGAATTATTTACCGCTACAAAAGGGTGCAAGAAGATCCGACTCAGATGGCTTTTTTCCGGGGTTGGCTGAGTCGCGATTACAGTTTGTGGGGGTATGTGAACAAGATTAAGTAG